A region of the Sinorhizobium arboris LMG 14919 genome:
AATCCGCATGCCCGTTAGACCACCAGACGTCCCGATTGGCGGAGACGCCGTAGAGCACCAGATGGCCGATTTTCGGGGCATGGAGAAGCCTGCGCACCAGCGCCAGGAAATCGCGCGGACTCAGCCAGGTGGACAGCATGCGCCGGTTCGTGGGTTCGGCGAAGCAGCTGCCGATCCTGAGGCAGGCGGTTTCCATGCCGTATTTATCGAAATAGAGCCGGGAAAGATCCTCGCCGAAGCACTTGCTGACGCCGTAAAGGCTGTCCGGCCGCCGCGGCGACAGGTGGTCGAGCGTCTCGCCCACCGGATGGAAGCCGGTCACATGATTGGTGCTCGCAAAGAGAATGCGGTTTATGCCGGCTTTTCGCGCCGCCTCGTAGAGATTGTAGGTGCCGAGGATGTTGGTCTGAAGAAGAGCGTCGAAGTCGGACTCCGCCGAGATCGCACCGAGATGCAGGATCGCATCGCAGCCGCGCACGAGTCGGCAAACCGCCTCGCGCTCGGCAAGGTCGCATTGCACGACTTCCTCACGCTCTCCGGCGGGAGAAAGCGCGGCGATATCCGAAAGGCGCAGAACCTCCGCGCAGTCCCGAAGCCCTTCCCGGGCATAGCGGCCGAGGCCGCCTGCGGCGCCGGTTATCAATAGTCGCGTTGTCATGCGTCAAGCCTGCCTCGCATCGGATCGCGTTGACCTAGGGCCAAATGACCGGTCGTCGTCGTGATCAATGAATCTCCGGTTCGGGCAGCTTATGGGGCGATTGCAGGAAGGTGAAGTCGCAGCCTTCCGGCGCCTGCTGGATATTTTCCGCATGCATCTTCAGATAGCCCCGCGAATAATCGCGCTCAGGCGGCTTCCATTCGGCGAGCCGGCGGCCGATTTCCGCCTGATCGACCTCGAGCGTGATCGTGCGGCGGGCAACGTCGAGCGCGATGATGTCGCCGTTGCGGACCGCCGCCAGCGGACCGCCGACATAGGCTTCCGGCGCCACATGGAGGATGCATGCGCCATAGCTGGTGCCGCTCATGCGGGCATCGGAAATGCGCACCATGTCGCGCACGCCCTCTTTCAGGAGCTTCCTCGGGATCGGCAGCATGCCCCATTCCGGCATGCCCGGTCCCCCGACGGGACCGGCATTGCGCAGGATCATGACCGTGTCGGCAGTGACGTCGAGATTTTCGTCGTTCACCGCTTCCATCATCGCGTCGCAGTCGTCGAAGACGAGCGCCGGTCCGCGGTGTTCGAGCAAGGCGGGGTCGGCCGCCGCGGGTTTCAAGACGCAGCCTTGCGGCGCCAGGTTCCCTTTGAGAATAGCCGTGCCGCCGCGCGCGGCCACCGGCCTGTCGAGCGGTCGGATCACCTCCGGCAGGTGGACCTCGGCCTCATCGAGAGCTCCGCCGATCGTGCCGATCACATTGCGTTCCCCGGTGTGCAGGAGCGGCTCCAATTGTTTCCAGAGCGCGATCAGACCGCCGGCGTAATAGAAGTCCTCCATCAGGAATTCGCCGGTCGGCCGGATGTTGCAGAGAACAGGGACCTGTGCCGATATGCGGTCGAAGTCGTCGAGCGTCAGCGGAACGCCGCAGCGCCGCGCCATCGCGATCAGATGGATCATCGCATTGGTCGAGCCGGCCATCGCCATATGCACGACGAGTGCATTCTCGAATGCTTTCGCCGTCAGAATGTCGGACGGTTTCAGGTCCTCGAAGACCATCTCGACAATGCGCGCGCCCGAGAGTGCGGCCATTCGCGCATGGCCGGCATCCGGCGCCGGAATAGCGGAAGCGCCGGGCAGCGAAAGGCCCAGCGTGTCGGCGAGCGCCGTCATCGTCGAGGCCGTGCCCATCGTCATGCACGTGCCGAAGGAGCGGGCGATGCCGCGCTCCATTTCGCTCCACTCATTCTCGGTGACGCGGCCGGCTTCCTTTTCCGCCCAGTATTTCCAGACGTCCGATCCGGACCCCAGCAACCGGCCGCGATAATTGCCGCGCAGCATCGGCCCGGCCGGCACGAAGATCGTCGGCAGGTCCACCTGGATCGCTCCCATGATCGTTCCCGGCGTGGTCTTGTCGCAGCCGGCAAGCAGTACGACGCCGTCTACCGGATGCGAGCGGATGAGCTCCTCCACCTCCATCGCCAGGAAATTGCGGTAGAGCATCGTCGTGGGCTTCACATAGGTCTCTGCCAGCGACATGGCCGGCAGCTCGATCGGAAAGCCGCCTGCCTGCCAGACGCCGCGCTTGACCTCCTCGGCCCGAGCCCTCAGATGCGCGTGGCACGGATTGATGTCGCTCCAGGTGTTGATGATTGCGATGACGGGCTTGTTTGCGAGTTCCGCATGGTCGTAGCCCATCTGGTAAAGGCGGGACCTGTGGCCGAAGGCGCGCAGGTCCTTGACGCCGAACCAGCGAAAGCTTCGAAAGTCCTCCGGCTTCTTGCGTCTGGTCATTGGCGGCCTCCTTTGCATTTCCGGGCGGGTCGGCTAGATTGAGCCTGTACAAAAAAATGACAGGTGAAGGCAGACCCTTGAACGACGTAACGTTGAAACTGAAGCCGGCACGGCGGGAGCGGCTTGCCGATGTTCTTTACGGGCAAATTCTCGAACAGATCGTCAGCGGCCAGATGGCCGAGGGCGCGAAACTGCCGTCCGAAGCACATATCTGCCGCGATTTTCAGGTTTCCCGTCCCGTCGTACGCGAGGCGCTGATGCGGCTGCAGGCCGACGGCCTCGTGGTTTCGCGCCAGGGCATCGGCACCTTCGTGAAGTCGCGTCCTTCCGACAAGCTCACCAGTCTCGCCGCCTCGGCCGAGATCGCGAGCTATCTCAGGGCGTTCGAGCCGCGGCTCGCGCTTGAGACGGAATGCGCGGGACTTGCCGCAATGCGCCGGACCAAGGCTCAGCTCAACCACATAGGCGAGGCGCTGGCGGCGCTGGAAGGCGCCTTCGCGCGCGGCGAAACGGGATGGGAAGAGGACTTCGCCTTTCACCACGCCGTGGCGGAAGCCGCGGGAAACGAACTTTTCCCGCGTCTTCTGGAAGAGCTGCGAGACATTCTCAGCGGCTCGATGCGCATGGCGCTCGGCCTGACGCGGCAGGGCTCCGATGACCGCCGCCGCCGTGTCCTCGAAGAGCACCGCAAAATTTTTTCGGCGATCGCGGGCCAGAACCGGGATCTCGCCCGCCTCTACATGCGCTACCATCTGACGGAATCGCGCGCCCGCATCACCGGGTCCCATGGCGATCTCTGATCCGGCCATGCTCCGATCCATGTCAAACGCCCGCCGATAGCCCGGCTCGATCATTTGCGGTCTCGCTCTGCGCCTCCAACCGACACGGTGCTGCGGCGAGCCGCGCAAAGCGGCAGGCCGATCGCGGTTTCGGGTGGTGTCTTCATGCAAATCTCCCGGCCGGTCTCCTGTATGTTTATTTTACAAGTTGAGCGAGGGCAAGGGCAATGATAGAGCAAACGACGGCGGCAGCGAATTCGAAAATGGGGCGTCAAGCGCAAGCCGCCGGCGGTTTCTGCCGCAGACGGTTCGGCGATGGTGGGAAACATGTCTTTCGATCTGACATTTGAATGTCTTCTGGAGGCGCGCTGCGATGTCGCCGAAAGCCCGGTTTTCGACGATCGCCGGAACTGGCTGTTCTTCGTCGATATCGGCCGCAGCGCCCTCCATCGCATGGAGCTTTCCGGCGCCGGCCACGTGGCATGGACCGTCGAGGGCGGCGCCTGCAGCATCGGCCTTGCGCATTCCGGCCGCCTCGTGCTGGCGCAGCGCGATCGCGTGGTTCTGTTCGACCCCGACATCGGCGCGATCACCGGCGAAATCGGTGCGATCGAGCCGGATATTGCGGACACGCGTCTCAACGATGGTAAGGTTGGGCCGGACGGCGCCTTCTGGGTGGGGACGATGCACGATGCGGGGGATCGCCGACCCGTCGCGTCGCTCTACCGGGTCTCGCCGGACGCTACGGTCGAACGGAAGGTAGAAGGCGTCATCTGTTCCAACGGCCTCGCCTGGAGCGGCGACGGTTCTCTCCTGTATCACTCGGACTCACGCGGGCCCTGGATCGACCGCTGGCAGTTCGATCCCGCAACGGGCGCGCTTTCCGGGCGCGGACGGCTGGCTGACCTTGACGAGGCGAGCGGCCGCCCGGACGGAGCCGCCATCGACGTGGAAGGCAATTACTGGAGCGCCGGCGTGTCGGCGGGCGTCATCAACCGCTTCTCGCCCGAGGGCCGTCTTGTCGGGACACATCGTTTTCCGGTGCCGGCGCCGACCATGCCCTGCTTTGCCGGACCGGACCTGAAGACGCTCCTCGTCACGTCGCTGCGCCCCGCGGGCATCGGAGAGGAAAGCCGCTCCGGCGGCATTTTCGTCGCAAGAAGCCCCGTGGCAGGTGTCGCCATCCGCCGTTTCGACGATCGTCGGCTTTGAGCTGTGCGCCTGCGGTTGAATTTAATCAGCGCCCCGGTATCGGAGGCAGTTCGGGCGCATCCAGACCCCTGAAGGGATCGCGCCAGGCATCGATCTCCTCGAGCCGGCCATACCAGCGCCAGACGGAAGGATAATCGCCGAGCGGCAATTCGGCGGCATCGTTGAAGGGCAGGAAGGTCGCCATTCGGAAATCCGCATAGGAAACCCTGTCTCCGACCAGCCAATCCCGCTCGGAAAGCGTGACCTCAAGTATAGCAGCAGCTTTACAGAACCTGCTCAGCCCCTCTTCGACCAGTCGCTGGTCCATCGGGCCGAGGCCGTAACGCTGTTTCGTGCCGCGCTCGAAATGGACGACATCGCACGCTCTCACGAAGTTCTCCTTGCCCCAGCTGAGCCAACGGATCATCTCGGGTTCGTCGTCGCCCGTGCGCCACAGATCCGAATGCGCCGCGCGTGAAAGCCGGCATGCGATCGCGTCGGCCTCCCAAAGGCTTTTCCCCGTCTCCACGAGAATGGGCAGCGAAAGGTTCGGGTTGAGCGGTCGATATCGCTCCGCCTGCCCCGGCGCGAAGGGTGAGGCGAACTCGAATTCGACCTCGGCTCCGAGATGGCGGGCCACCGCGACGGCAAGCCGAGGGTTGGGATTGCGGCTGTAGAACAGTTTCATCGGTGTCCGCCTTTCGACCGCTCCGCCTACATTGCCCTGCCATCGGCGCCGAAGACGTGGCAGCGCGACGGATCGAAGTGGACGGCGAGATTGGAACCGCGTTCAACCTTCTGCTGTCCCTCCAGCGCGACGGTCAGCTGCTGGCGATCCGGCGTAATCCCGTAGAGCATGGTTTCGCCTCCGAGGTTCTCGACGATCTCGACATTGATCGGAGCGAGCTGGATGCCGCCCTCGCGCGCGGCAAGATGCTCCGGCCGGATGCCGAATGTGACGTCCTGGCCCTGTGCCGCGTCGTTCAGGCGACGGGGAAGGCGGATCGTTCCGCCGCAGACCTCGAGCGCCGTTTCGCTTCCGGTGACGTCGGCGATGCGCGCCTTGAGGAAATTCATTTTGGGGCTGCCGATGAAGCCGGCGACGAAGCGGTTGACGGGATTGTTGTACAGATCGAGAGGCGCGCCCACCTGTTCGATCCGGCCGGAATTCAGGACGACGATCTTGTCGGCCATGGTCATGGCCTCAACCTGATCGTGCGTTACATAGATCATGGTGTTGCCGAGGTCCCGATGGAGCCTTGAGATCTCCACGCGCATCTGGACGCGCAGTTCCGCATCGAGGTTGGAAAGCGGCTCGTCGAAGAGGAAGATGCGCGGCTCGCGCACGATGGCGCGGCCGATCGCCACGCGCTGCCTCTGGCCGCCGGAAAGCGCCTTGGGTTTGCGGTCGAGCAGCTTTTCGATCTGCAGGATCTCGGCGGCCCGGCGCACCTTCGGTTCGATCTCGGCCTTCTTGTAGCCTGCTGTTTCGAGGCCGAAGGCGAGATTCTTGTAGACCGACATGTGCGGATAGAGCGCATAGGACTGGAACACCATGGCAATGCCGCGTCTGGCGGGGGCAACCTCGTTCATCCGGTCGCTGTCGAGCAGGAGCGTACCGCCGGAAATCTCCTCGAGCCCCGCGATCATGCGCAAGAGAGTCGACTTGCCGCAGCCGGACGGACCCACGAAGACGGCGAACTCGCCGGGGTCGATGGTCAGGTCGATGCCGTGGATCACGTCGAGCGCACCATAGCGCTTCTCGACCTTCTGAAGAACGACGCTCGTCGCCATTTCCAAGTCCTCCCTGCAGCCCTTATCGGGTATTCACGCGCCAGTCGGCATATTTTGGACTGTCCGGCCCAAGCGGTAGTTCTATTTCGCGCCCTGTATCCGCGGACTGATAGATCGCCGTCACCAGTTCCAGCGCGCGGCGCGCATCCTGCGTCGTCACGGGCAGGGGCCCCCTGCCGCTCAGGAAATCGTGGAAATGCGCCATCTGGGTGGTGAAGCGTGGCGAGACCGGACGCCAGTCGCCGGTCACTTCGTCGATCCGGGCCTGCACCTCGTCGTTTGCCGCGATGATCTTCCACGGGTCCTTACCCGGCGCATAAGGCTCGTGGCTGCTTTCGAAAGTGACGTTCTCGAAATGCAGCCTGAGCCGGCTGATCTGCTCCTGCGAGCCGAGCGTACAGGAAAGCGAAACGAAAGCGCCGTTCTTCATGAGCAGGCTTGCCGAGGCGCAATCCTCGACCTCGATATCGTTGACCCGGGTCGCGACGCGGCCGAATACGCGCGCCACCGGGCCGAGAAGATGCAGCATCATATCGTGCAGATGCAGCGCGTGGGTGACGAGCACGCCGCCGAGCTCCGTTGCCCACTTGCCCCGCCAGGGGACGGAATAATATTCGGGCGTGCGCAGCCAGAAAGTCTCGACCGAGCCGACATAGGGCTTGCCCGCAATGCCCGCCTCGATGATGCGCTTGGCTTTCTCGATGCCGTCGCCGTAGCGATACTGGAAGATCGGCATCAGCACGCCACGGGCCGCTTTCTCGGCTTCCATGATCGCATCGACGCCCTGGAGCGATCCGGTCAGCGGCTTTTCGCAGATCACATGCTTGCCGGCGGCAAGTGCTGCGAGCACCTGTTCGAGATGGATGCCGGGCGGGGTGCAGATGTCGATGATGTCGATGCTGTCGTCTGCGAGAAGTTCATCGATGGAGCGGGTCCGCTGCTCGATGCCGAATTCGTTGCCGACCTCGTTCAGCCGCTCCTCGTTGAGATCGCAGAGAGCCTGGACCCGGAACTTGTCCGGGTGCGGCTGATAGCCCTCGACGATGTGCGAACGCCCGATGCCGCAGCCGATGATGGCGACTGTCTTCACGCTCATGTCAGTTCCTGTCCCCGTTCTGTTCGGCGATCGCCTGCGCCTGAAGCGCAAGCTCCATGGCCTTGAAGCAGCGCTCCTGCGGCATCGCGGTTTCGGTCCTGTCGCGGATGTCGGCGAGGAACTGGCGCCCGAAGGGCAGGTCGACGCCCGAGCAGTCGATATGTTCGACGCCGTTGCGGTCCGCGAGAAACAGGTGGTTGCCGCCTTCGCGCCCGGCGAGATCGACCGTCTTGCGGACCTCGATCGTTCCGGATGTGCCGACGATGAAGAGCCGGCCGTCGCCCCAGGTCGGCATTCCCTCCGGGGTCAGCCAGTTCACATGGATCATGCCGGTGGTCCGCCCCGTCGAGAGGTGGATGCTGCCCGTGTCCTGCAGTTCCGGAGCGTCGGGAACGCTCCGGTTGCCGACGCTCGCCGAAAGCACGGTCGCGTCGTTGACGCCGGTGAAGAACAGGAACTGCTCGCACTGGTGCGACGCGATGTCGGTCAGGATGCCGCCATAATCCGCGCGGCGGAAGAACCAGTCGGGCCGGGTCTCGCGGCGCAGCCTGTGCGGGCCGAGGCCGACGATGTGCACCACCTCGCCGATCGCGCCGGCGGCGACGAGCTCGCCGGCCTTGACCGTGGCCGGGCTCTCGAAATGCTCCGAATAGAGAATCGAGAAAATGCGGCCCGTCTCGGCCTGGACCCGGCGCAGCTTGGCGAGCTGGTCGAAGCTCGTCATGCCCGGCTTGTCGACAAGCACGTCCTTGCCGTGCTGCATGGCGCGGATCGCCAGTTCCGCGCGCTCGCTCGAAACGGCGGCCGAGACGATGAGGCCGATGTTCTTGTCCTCGAGGACTTCCTCTGCCGTCGCGATGCGCCGGGCGTCTCCGTAGACAGCGGAAAATTCCGCGGCCAGCGCATCGTCCTTCTCGTGGAAGCCGGCGAGGCGGGCGCCGGCCCGAAGCAGACAATTGACCTGGCCGTAGATATGGTTGTGGTTGAGCCCGACGGCAGCGAAACGCAGTTCGTCCATGATGATTTTCAAGCTCCGTCGCTCAGCGCTTCATGCCGGTAGTGGCGATGCCCTCGATCAGAAGGCGCTGGAAGAAGAGGAAGAAGAAGAACACCGGTACGAGCGACAGCGTCGACATGGCGAAGAGCCCGCCCCAGTCGGAGGTGCTGCTCGAGTCGACGAAGGTCCTGAGGCCAAGCTGGATCGTGTAGCTGTTCATGTCGTTCAGGTAGATCAGCGGCCCGAAGAAATCGTCCCAGGTCCAGATGAAGGAGAAGATTGCGGCCGTCGCCAGAACGGGAAGCGATAGCGGCAGCATGATCTTCCAGTAGATGCGCCAGGCGCCGCAGCCGTCCATCATCGCCGCCTCGTCCAGTTCTCGCGGGATTCCGCGGAAGAACTGCACCATCAGGAAGATGAAGAAGGCATCGCTGGCGAGGAACTTCGGGACGACCAGCGGCAGGAATGTGTTCACCCAGCCGAGGTCGAGGAAGAGCACATATTGGGGAATGAGCGTCACGTGATAGGGGATCATCATCGTGCCGAGCATGATCGCGAACCAGAAATTCCGCCCCGCAAAGCGCAGCCTTGCGAAGGCATAGGCTGCGAGCGAGCAGGCGACGACATTGCCGACGACGGTGAGGACCGCAATGACCAGCGAGTTCCAGAAGAACCGCCCGAAGCTGACGTCGAGCCCGAACCAGCCCCGCACATAGGAGGAGAAGTCCACCGCGGACGGCCAGAGCGATGTCGAGGCGAATATTTCGTCCTCCGGCCGCACCGAAGCCGAGATCATCCACAGGAGCGGATAGATCATCGCGATGGAGGCAGCGATCAGGGCGGCGTGAACGAGGATCGATCCGACGGGGCCGCGGCGCCCCGTGGGGACCGGTGGCGGGGCGGTTGCCGAGCTCATGGTCGCGTCAGTCATCGTAGTGCACCCAGTAGCGAGAGGTGAGGAACGAGAAGGCCGTGAACAGCCCGATGATCAGCACGAGAATCCAGGCAAGCGCCGAGGCGTAGCCCATGCGGAAATTGCCGAAGGCCTCCTGGTATAGGTAAAGAGTGTAGAAGAGGGTCGAGTTGATCGGGCCGCCGGTGCCGCCGGAAATGATGAAGGCGGGGGTAAAGGCCTTGAAGGCGTCGATCGTCTGGACAACCGCATTGAAGAAAATGACAGGCGTCAGCAGCGGCAGCGTGATCTTGTAGAACTGACGGAACCTGGACGCGCCGTCGAGACTCGCCGCTTCGTACATGTCCGTCGGGATCTGCCGAAGGCCCGCAAGGAAGATGATCATCGGCGACCCGAATTGCCAGACGCTTAAGACCACGAGCGTCCATATCGAATAGTCCGGATGCGAGATCCAGCTCGGCCCCTCGATGCCGAACTGGGCGAGCAGGCTGTTGATCAGACCGTCGCCGGCGAAGAGCTGACGCCAGAGCACGGCGATCGCGACGCTGCCGCCAAGCAGCGACGGCAGGTAGAAGATGGCCCGATAGACGGTGAGTCCCCGGACGCCGCGGTCGAGAAGGATCGCGACGAGCAGCGCGAAGGCGAGCTTGAAGGGCACCGAAAGCACGACATAAAGGAAAGTCACCTTGACGGCGGCGGCGAATTTCGGGTCGGCCGTCGCGATGCGCGCGTAATTGGCGGTGCCTATCCATTCCGGCGCTCGGATCAGGTCGAAATTCGTGAAGGAGAGATAGAGCGATGCGATGGCGGGCCCGAGCGTCAGGCCGAAGAAGCCGATGAGCCAAGGCAGCAGGAACATGTAGCCGGCTCCGTGGCGTGCCCATATCCTGGCCAGGCGGCCCTGTGCGGCCGGGCGCGAAGACGCACCCGTGCCGACTGCGACAGCGGTGTCCTGCACGGCCGCCATCCCCCTTAACCTCGCGCGAGGATTTGGCTGACCTCGTTCACCAGCGCCTCGCCTCCTTGCTTGGCGTCGAGCTGACCGAAGCCGACCTGTTCGGCGACGTTGCGCAGAGCGAATTCCGCCTCGCCGGCACCGCTGGGCGGCGGCGGCGGCAGATCGCCGGCAAGCGCTCCGAGGCCCGAGACGTAGTCGAGCATGGCGCGGCCGAGCTCATCGAGCGTCGAAGCCAGTTTTTCGCGTACGGCTGCCGATTCCGGCACGCCGCGCTCGACGCCAAGGATTTCAGCGGCTTTCGGATCCTTGACGAAGAAGTTGACGTATTTTGCGCCGAGCTCCGGATCCTTGGTCTGAGCCGAGACCGAGAAGAACATCGACGGTTTGCGGTAGTGGCCACCCTTCGCGTCCTTTTCGATCAGCGGATGGCTTCTCAGCGCCAGCTTGTCCTTGTTGATGCCCTGATAGGCGACGAACTGGTTGGAGTGGGCGAAGGAGGCGGCCGCCTTGCCGAGCGACAGCGGGCTCGTCTCCACATTGTACTGGTCGAGAGCCTGGATATCCGGCGGGACGCAGGCCTTTTCCTCGCGCATTTTCTGCCACATGGCGAACCATTCGGTCGCATCATCCGCATCATAGGCAATCTTGCCGTCCGCGGTGAAGAGTGCCTTGCCGCGCTGGCGCAGCCAGTTTTCGAGAAGCGGCTCGACCGCGCTGCCGTCGGAGAGGCCATAGAAGCCCTTGCGCTTTCCGGCCTTGGTGATCTCGGCGCCGATGCGCGCCATCTCTTCCCAGGTGGTGGCCGGCGTCGGCAGCTCGACGCCGGCTTCCTCGAAGGCGGCGGCATTGACCATCATGGCCGCCGAGTTGGCGCCGAGGCTGATGCCGTAGAGCTTGCCTTCGACGCTGCCGCCCTTGATCTGCACCTGGTCGAAATCCTCGACCTGGAGCACGGATCCGAGATAGTCGTCGAGCGGTGCGAGCGCGCCGCGCCGGGCATATTCGACGATGTAGCGATAGTCCATCTGGATGATGTCGGGTGCGTTTCGGCCGGCGACCTGGGTCGCAAGCCGCGGCCAGTAATCGCCCCAGCCGAGGAATTCGCCGTTGACGGCGACGCCCGAATTCTGCTCCTGAAAGAGCTGGTTGACCTTGTTGGTGCGGTCGGCCCGGGCCTGCGAACCCCACCAGAGCACCCGCAGCCGCGCCTCCTGCGCAAAGGCGGGCGCCAGTGCCGACATCGAAAGAAGCGCCGCCCCTCCCGCGAGTACATTTCGCCTGCTGATCTTATGCGTCATCTGTTCCTCCTCCCTTCGGAACGCCTCCACAACGTTCCGGCCTCTTGCAACAAATAACTATTTGGTTACAAGTTATGGACAAGCGATGATCCTGTCAAGCAGTTGTGTGCGGAACTATCATTGACTTGTAAATTATTTTGACAAAGTTGCACCGAATGCCGCTAAAGGCAAGAGGTTGCGGAGGTTGCGTGTGATGGAGAAGATACGAGACGGAGCGAAGGGGAGGAGCGGGTCCGGGGGGCGGGCGGAACGGCCGCTGCAGCGCGACCCCGAGCGCACGCGCGCATCGATTCTCGCCGCCGCAACCCGGGAGTTCGCCGAAAACGGCATGGGCGGCGCCCGCGTCGATGCCATCGCCGAGAGGGCGGGCATCAACAAGCGCATGCTCTACCACTACTTCGGCGACAAGGAGCAGCTTTATCTTGCTGTCCTGGAGGAGGCTTATGTAGGCATCAGAACCGCAGAGAAATCATTGAATCTCAGTGATTTGGAGCCTGAGCAGGGGATAGCCGAACTGGCCATGTTCACCTGGGGCTACTTCCTGGAGCATCCGGAGTTCCTCAGC
Encoded here:
- a CDS encoding Gfo/Idh/MocA family protein, which produces MDELRFAAVGLNHNHIYGQVNCLLRAGARLAGFHEKDDALAAEFSAVYGDARRIATAEEVLEDKNIGLIVSAAVSSERAELAIRAMQHGKDVLVDKPGMTSFDQLAKLRRVQAETGRIFSILYSEHFESPATVKAGELVAAGAIGEVVHIVGLGPHRLRRETRPDWFFRRADYGGILTDIASHQCEQFLFFTGVNDATVLSASVGNRSVPDAPELQDTGSIHLSTGRTTGMIHVNWLTPEGMPTWGDGRLFIVGTSGTIEVRKTVDLAGREGGNHLFLADRNGVEHIDCSGVDLPFGRQFLADIRDRTETAMPQERCFKAMELALQAQAIAEQNGDRN
- a CDS encoding carbohydrate ABC transporter permease, with protein sequence MAAVQDTAVAVGTGASSRPAAQGRLARIWARHGAGYMFLLPWLIGFFGLTLGPAIASLYLSFTNFDLIRAPEWIGTANYARIATADPKFAAAVKVTFLYVVLSVPFKLAFALLVAILLDRGVRGLTVYRAIFYLPSLLGGSVAIAVLWRQLFAGDGLINSLLAQFGIEGPSWISHPDYSIWTLVVLSVWQFGSPMIIFLAGLRQIPTDMYEAASLDGASRFRQFYKITLPLLTPVIFFNAVVQTIDAFKAFTPAFIISGGTGGPINSTLFYTLYLYQEAFGNFRMGYASALAWILVLIIGLFTAFSFLTSRYWVHYDD
- a CDS encoding FadR/GntR family transcriptional regulator, translated to MNDVTLKLKPARRERLADVLYGQILEQIVSGQMAEGAKLPSEAHICRDFQVSRPVVREALMRLQADGLVVSRQGIGTFVKSRPSDKLTSLAASAEIASYLRAFEPRLALETECAGLAAMRRTKAQLNHIGEALAALEGAFARGETGWEEDFAFHHAVAEAAGNELFPRLLEELRDILSGSMRMALGLTRQGSDDRRRRVLEEHRKIFSAIAGQNRDLARLYMRYHLTESRARITGSHGDL
- a CDS encoding glutathione S-transferase family protein is translated as MKLFYSRNPNPRLAVAVARHLGAEVEFEFASPFAPGQAERYRPLNPNLSLPILVETGKSLWEADAIACRLSRAAHSDLWRTGDDEPEMIRWLSWGKENFVRACDVVHFERGTKQRYGLGPMDQRLVEEGLSRFCKAAAILEVTLSERDWLVGDRVSYADFRMATFLPFNDAAELPLGDYPSVWRWYGRLEEIDAWRDPFRGLDAPELPPIPGR
- a CDS encoding ABC transporter ATP-binding protein, with the translated sequence MATSVVLQKVEKRYGALDVIHGIDLTIDPGEFAVFVGPSGCGKSTLLRMIAGLEEISGGTLLLDSDRMNEVAPARRGIAMVFQSYALYPHMSVYKNLAFGLETAGYKKAEIEPKVRRAAEILQIEKLLDRKPKALSGGQRQRVAIGRAIVREPRIFLFDEPLSNLDAELRVQMRVEISRLHRDLGNTMIYVTHDQVEAMTMADKIVVLNSGRIEQVGAPLDLYNNPVNRFVAGFIGSPKMNFLKARIADVTGSETALEVCGGTIRLPRRLNDAAQGQDVTFGIRPEHLAAREGGIQLAPINVEIVENLGGETMLYGITPDRQQLTVALEGQQKVERGSNLAVHFDPSRCHVFGADGRAM
- a CDS encoding carbohydrate ABC transporter permease; amino-acid sequence: MTDATMSSATAPPPVPTGRRGPVGSILVHAALIAASIAMIYPLLWMISASVRPEDEIFASTSLWPSAVDFSSYVRGWFGLDVSFGRFFWNSLVIAVLTVVGNVVACSLAAYAFARLRFAGRNFWFAIMLGTMMIPYHVTLIPQYVLFLDLGWVNTFLPLVVPKFLASDAFFIFLMVQFFRGIPRELDEAAMMDGCGAWRIYWKIMLPLSLPVLATAAIFSFIWTWDDFFGPLIYLNDMNSYTIQLGLRTFVDSSSTSDWGGLFAMSTLSLVPVFFFFLFFQRLLIEGIATTGMKR
- a CDS encoding Gfo/Idh/MocA family protein, which translates into the protein MSVKTVAIIGCGIGRSHIVEGYQPHPDKFRVQALCDLNEERLNEVGNEFGIEQRTRSIDELLADDSIDIIDICTPPGIHLEQVLAALAAGKHVICEKPLTGSLQGVDAIMEAEKAARGVLMPIFQYRYGDGIEKAKRIIEAGIAGKPYVGSVETFWLRTPEYYSVPWRGKWATELGGVLVTHALHLHDMMLHLLGPVARVFGRVATRVNDIEVEDCASASLLMKNGAFVSLSCTLGSQEQISRLRLHFENVTFESSHEPYAPGKDPWKIIAANDEVQARIDEVTGDWRPVSPRFTTQMAHFHDFLSGRGPLPVTTQDARRALELVTAIYQSADTGREIELPLGPDSPKYADWRVNTR
- a CDS encoding NAD-dependent epimerase/dehydratase family protein: MTTRLLITGAAGGLGRYAREGLRDCAEVLRLSDIAALSPAGEREEVVQCDLAEREAVCRLVRGCDAILHLGAISAESDFDALLQTNILGTYNLYEAARKAGINRILFASTNHVTGFHPVGETLDHLSPRRPDSLYGVSKCFGEDLSRLYFDKYGMETACLRIGSCFAEPTNRRMLSTWLSPRDFLALVRRLLHAPKIGHLVLYGVSANRDVWWSNGHADFLGWRPQDSSEPYRQQIEEHEEEPSHGVRYQGGRHAAARLPG
- the araD gene encoding L-arabinonate dehydratase; this translates as MTRRKKPEDFRSFRWFGVKDLRAFGHRSRLYQMGYDHAELANKPVIAIINTWSDINPCHAHLRARAEEVKRGVWQAGGFPIELPAMSLAETYVKPTTMLYRNFLAMEVEELIRSHPVDGVVLLAGCDKTTPGTIMGAIQVDLPTIFVPAGPMLRGNYRGRLLGSGSDVWKYWAEKEAGRVTENEWSEMERGIARSFGTCMTMGTASTMTALADTLGLSLPGASAIPAPDAGHARMAALSGARIVEMVFEDLKPSDILTAKAFENALVVHMAMAGSTNAMIHLIAMARRCGVPLTLDDFDRISAQVPVLCNIRPTGEFLMEDFYYAGGLIALWKQLEPLLHTGERNVIGTIGGALDEAEVHLPEVIRPLDRPVAARGGTAILKGNLAPQGCVLKPAAADPALLEHRGPALVFDDCDAMMEAVNDENLDVTADTVMILRNAGPVGGPGMPEWGMLPIPRKLLKEGVRDMVRISDARMSGTSYGACILHVAPEAYVGGPLAAVRNGDIIALDVARRTITLEVDQAEIGRRLAEWKPPERDYSRGYLKMHAENIQQAPEGCDFTFLQSPHKLPEPEIH
- a CDS encoding SMP-30/gluconolactonase/LRE family protein, with the translated sequence MSFDLTFECLLEARCDVAESPVFDDRRNWLFFVDIGRSALHRMELSGAGHVAWTVEGGACSIGLAHSGRLVLAQRDRVVLFDPDIGAITGEIGAIEPDIADTRLNDGKVGPDGAFWVGTMHDAGDRRPVASLYRVSPDATVERKVEGVICSNGLAWSGDGSLLYHSDSRGPWIDRWQFDPATGALSGRGRLADLDEASGRPDGAAIDVEGNYWSAGVSAGVINRFSPEGRLVGTHRFPVPAPTMPCFAGPDLKTLLVTSLRPAGIGEESRSGGIFVARSPVAGVAIRRFDDRRL